The Candidatus Methylomirabilis tolerans genome window below encodes:
- a CDS encoding bifunctional transaldolase/phosoglucose isomerase, translated as MNPLRALFDYGQSVWLDYIRRGLITSGELQRLVDEEGVTGVTSNPAIFEKAITGSTDYADALTRIEQQRDLDARSRYEQLAIKDIQGAADVLLPVYEQTKRRDGFVSLEVSPHLAHETQATMDEVRRLWRMVGRPNVMIKVPGTLEGLPAITALIGEGINVNVTLLFSQQVYERVALAYIAGLEALVARGGDPDTVSSVASFFISRIDSAIDATLTARLNSAPDAQAQVMLNSLLGKVAIANGKLTYQRYKAIFSGERWQALAGRGAHTQRVLWASTSTKNPHYRDVIYVEELIGPDTVNTMPSATLEAFRDHGRPRPSIEEDVEGARETMATLERVGISMTEVTDRLLNDGVQLFAEAFDKLLQAVDKRCQPAVSTVVNRQTYALPDNLATSVRASLEAWRIDGTVRRLWARDATLWTGTDEGEWLGWLRITEDQRATCLRLRTIAEEVKSAGFSHVLLLGMGGSSLCPEVVARTFGRQNGYPKLYVLDSTDPAQVRAFEAQVNMANTIFIVSSKSGTTLEPNIFTQYFFERVGQIIGIDEAGSRFIAITDPGSTLQQLAERLRFRHICYGLSSIGGRYSVLSDFGLVPAAIMGVDVLKLLDRAEEMAHACASCVPVEVNPGVVLGTILGVLACAGRDKVTLIASPGIWHLGAWLEQLLAESTGKAGKGLIPVDRESLGPPEVYGTDRVFIYLRMVSAPVPCQDAALDALERAGQPVIRIAVTDPYDLGAEFFRWEIATAVAGSIIGINPFNQPDVEASKVATRALTSAYEKTGTIPPEVPILQEGSITLFSNERNTAILEEAAGADRSLVGYLRAHLNRIRSGDYFALLAYIEMNEAHERTLQKLRHAVRDDKRVATCVGFGPRYLHSTGQAYKGGPNTGVFLQITCDDAVDLPVPGHRYSFGAVKAAQARGDFQVLTERNRRALRVHLDSDVEAGLATLYTAIQQALQ; from the coding sequence ATGAACCCTTTGCGAGCGTTGTTCGATTACGGACAATCGGTCTGGTTGGACTATATTCGGCGAGGTCTGATCACCAGCGGTGAACTACAGCGCCTGGTAGATGAGGAGGGGGTGACCGGCGTCACCTCAAACCCTGCCATCTTCGAGAAGGCAATCACCGGAAGCACCGACTACGCCGATGCCCTTACCCGCATCGAGCAGCAAAGGGATCTTGACGCCAGGTCGCGTTACGAGCAGTTGGCGATCAAAGACATCCAGGGCGCTGCAGACGTGCTGCTCCCTGTCTATGAGCAGACGAAGCGGCGGGACGGCTTCGTGAGTCTGGAGGTCTCGCCCCACCTCGCCCACGAGACGCAGGCCACAATGGATGAGGTGCGAAGGCTGTGGCGGATGGTTGGACGCCCAAACGTGATGATCAAGGTTCCGGGCACCCTGGAGGGCCTCCCTGCCATTACAGCGCTCATCGGTGAAGGGATCAACGTCAACGTTACCCTGCTCTTCTCCCAACAGGTCTACGAGCGGGTCGCCCTTGCCTACATCGCGGGCCTGGAAGCGCTCGTTGCGCGGGGCGGCGATCCGGACACCGTCTCGAGCGTCGCCAGCTTCTTCATCAGCCGAATCGATTCCGCCATCGATGCGACCCTCACGGCCCGACTGAACAGTGCCCCGGACGCGCAAGCGCAGGTGATGCTCAACAGCCTGCTGGGCAAGGTCGCCATCGCGAACGGGAAGCTGACCTATCAGCGGTATAAGGCGATCTTCAGCGGTGAGCGGTGGCAGGCCCTGGCGGGACGGGGCGCACACACTCAGCGCGTGTTGTGGGCCAGTACGAGCACTAAGAACCCTCATTACCGCGACGTAATCTATGTAGAGGAGCTGATCGGCCCCGACACGGTGAACACGATGCCGTCCGCCACGCTGGAAGCGTTCCGGGATCATGGACGCCCACGACCAAGTATCGAGGAGGACGTCGAGGGGGCGCGCGAGACCATGGCGACCCTCGAGCGGGTGGGAATCTCGATGACGGAAGTCACCGACAGATTGCTGAACGACGGCGTACAGTTGTTCGCCGAGGCGTTTGACAAGCTGCTGCAGGCGGTGGACAAGCGGTGTCAACCAGCCGTAAGCACCGTGGTCAACCGCCAGACCTACGCGCTACCCGACAATCTCGCCACTTCTGTCCGGGCGTCGCTCGAGGCTTGGCGTATAGACGGTACGGTGCGACGATTGTGGGCGCGCGACGCCACCCTCTGGACCGGGACGGATGAAGGGGAGTGGCTGGGCTGGCTGCGGATCACCGAGGACCAGCGGGCGACATGCCTCCGCCTGCGGACCATCGCCGAAGAGGTGAAGTCCGCAGGGTTCTCACATGTGCTGCTCCTGGGGATGGGGGGCTCCAGCCTCTGTCCAGAGGTGGTGGCCAGGACGTTCGGTAGACAGAACGGCTACCCTAAGCTTTACGTGCTGGACTCGACCGACCCTGCTCAGGTCAGGGCCTTCGAGGCGCAAGTAAACATGGCCAACACAATCTTCATCGTGTCGAGCAAGTCAGGCACCACCCTGGAACCGAACATCTTCACACAGTATTTCTTTGAACGCGTGGGACAGATCATCGGTATCGACGAGGCCGGAAGCCGGTTTATCGCCATTACTGACCCAGGCTCGACGTTACAGCAGCTCGCTGAGCGTCTTCGTTTTCGTCACATCTGCTATGGTCTCTCGAGCATCGGTGGCCGATACTCAGTCCTCTCCGATTTCGGCCTGGTGCCGGCGGCGATCATGGGAGTAGACGTGCTGAAGCTGCTGGACCGCGCCGAGGAGATGGCGCACGCCTGTGCTTCATGCGTCCCGGTCGAGGTGAACCCCGGCGTCGTCCTGGGTACCATCCTCGGCGTCCTTGCCTGTGCTGGCCGCGACAAGGTGACTCTCATCGCTTCTCCCGGTATATGGCACCTCGGCGCCTGGCTGGAGCAACTGCTCGCCGAATCGACCGGAAAGGCGGGGAAGGGACTGATCCCCGTCGATCGTGAGTCCCTGGGTCCTCCAGAGGTCTACGGTACCGATCGCGTGTTTATCTACCTCAGAATGGTTTCTGCCCCGGTTCCGTGCCAGGATGCGGCACTGGATGCCCTCGAACGGGCCGGTCAGCCTGTGATCCGGATTGCCGTGACCGATCCCTACGACCTGGGAGCTGAGTTCTTCCGGTGGGAAATCGCGACCGCAGTGGCCGGATCTATCATCGGCATCAACCCCTTCAATCAGCCTGACGTGGAAGCAAGCAAGGTAGCGACGCGGGCATTGACGTCGGCATATGAGAAGACAGGCACAATCCCTCCGGAAGTCCCGATCCTACAGGAGGGCAGCATCACTCTGTTCAGTAACGAGCGGAATACCGCGATACTGGAGGAGGCCGCGGGAGCCGATCGGTCGCTCGTCGGGTATCTCAGGGCGCACCTGAACCGGATCAGGTCGGGCGATTACTTCGCCCTCCTGGCCTATATCGAGATGAACGAAGCCCATGAACGCACGCTTCAAAAGCTGCGTCATGCGGTCCGCGACGATAAGCGAGTGGCGACATGCGTGGGTTTCGGCCCGCGCTATCTGCACTCGACCGGCCAAGCCTACAAGGGCGGACCGAATACCGGCGTCTTCCTGCAGATCACCTGCGATGACGCAGTCGATCTGCCTGTCCCAGGGCACCGGTATAGCTTTGGTGCAGTGAAGGCCGCTCAGGCACGCGGCGACTTCCAAGTCTTGACGGAACGGAATCGCCGAGCGTTACGGGTTCATCTCGATTCAGATGTGGAGGCCGGCCTGGCAACACTGTACACCGCAATTCAGCAAGCCTTGCAATGA
- the zwf gene encoding glucose-6-phosphate dehydrogenase gives MTATQILTEAITQPSRYQVPEGCALVIFGASGDLTRRKLLPALYALAHDGLLPDQFAVIGFARKEKSHEAFREEMRQAVEQFSRLQPFNTEVWDRLARGFYYVAASFEDPVGYERLRELLVEVDRRHGTGGNRLYYLATPPAAYAAVVARLGASGLVSEVRDGPYDTDPAPETHGCCRIIIEKPFGRDLATALALNAEIHRVFRERQVYRIDHYLGKETVQNILTFRFGNSIFEPLWNRRYIDHIQLLVAEDRGVEGRGGYYDSAGAMRDMLQNHMLQLLSLVAMEPPATFDPDAVRDEKVKVLRAIREVLAADVESATVRAQYISGQLRGKRIAAYADEPGVAAETATETFAALRLEIDNWRWAGVPFYLRTGKALPKRVTEVTIQYRQPPLLLFQHAGHLGHERRDVIQPNRLTLRIQPDEGISLRVGLKPPGPSISLIPARLGFSYREAFGIDPTEAYERLLLDCMLGDSTLFIRRDEVESAWALVTPIVEAWADAGRTGLAYHPAGSWGPKEADRFIEADGRKWVNP, from the coding sequence ATGACTGCGACGCAGATCTTGACTGAGGCGATCACTCAGCCGTCCCGTTACCAGGTGCCGGAAGGGTGCGCGCTGGTCATCTTCGGCGCATCCGGCGACCTGACCAGGCGCAAGCTCCTGCCAGCCCTGTACGCGCTGGCGCACGACGGCCTGCTCCCCGACCAGTTTGCGGTGATCGGGTTCGCGCGAAAAGAAAAGAGTCACGAGGCGTTCCGCGAAGAGATGCGTCAGGCGGTGGAACAGTTTTCTCGTCTGCAACCGTTCAACACTGAAGTATGGGACCGCTTGGCGCGAGGCTTCTACTATGTCGCGGCGTCATTCGAGGACCCCGTCGGGTACGAGCGGCTCCGGGAGCTGCTCGTAGAGGTGGATCGCCGGCACGGTACCGGCGGCAATCGACTCTACTACCTGGCTACTCCTCCTGCGGCCTACGCGGCAGTTGTGGCCCGCTTAGGGGCCTCCGGACTGGTAAGCGAGGTTCGAGACGGCCCGTACGATACTGATCCTGCTCCAGAAACTCACGGGTGTTGTCGGATCATCATTGAAAAGCCGTTCGGACGCGACCTGGCAACGGCTCTGGCCCTGAATGCCGAGATCCACCGGGTCTTTCGCGAACGGCAGGTCTATCGCATCGACCACTACCTCGGCAAGGAAACGGTCCAGAACATCCTGACCTTCCGCTTCGGCAACAGCATCTTTGAACCGTTATGGAACCGTCGGTATATCGACCACATTCAGCTCTTAGTGGCGGAAGATCGTGGCGTGGAGGGTCGAGGCGGCTATTATGACAGCGCGGGCGCCATGCGGGACATGCTGCAAAACCACATGCTGCAACTCCTGTCGCTGGTGGCCATGGAGCCGCCGGCCACCTTCGATCCTGACGCGGTCCGCGACGAGAAGGTCAAAGTCTTGCGCGCGATTCGTGAGGTGCTGGCAGCAGATGTGGAGAGCGCCACCGTCCGGGCGCAGTACATCAGCGGCCAGCTTCGCGGGAAAAGGATTGCAGCCTATGCCGATGAGCCCGGGGTGGCGGCTGAAACGGCAACGGAGACCTTCGCAGCGCTTCGTCTGGAAATCGACAACTGGCGTTGGGCGGGGGTACCGTTCTACCTGCGAACCGGGAAGGCGCTCCCGAAGCGGGTGACCGAGGTGACCATCCAGTACCGCCAGCCGCCGCTCTTGCTGTTTCAGCACGCGGGTCACCTTGGCCATGAGAGACGTGACGTGATCCAGCCGAACCGCTTGACGTTGCGGATCCAGCCCGATGAGGGGATCTCCCTGCGAGTGGGGCTCAAGCCTCCCGGGCCAAGTATCAGTCTGATTCCTGCCCGTTTAGGCTTCTCGTACCGGGAGGCCTTCGGAATCGATCCAACCGAAGCCTACGAGCGTCTGCTGCTCGACTGTATGCTTGGGGACTCGACGCTGTTCATTCGGCGCGATGAGGTCGAGTCCGCATGGGCTTTGGTGACGCCAATAGTCGAAGCCTGGGCCGACGCCGGCCGCACCGGCCTGGCGTACCATCCCGCCGGTAGCTGGGGTCCAAAAGAAGCCGACCGCTTCATCGAGGCCGACGGCCGCAAGTGGGTCAATCCATAA
- the gnd gene encoding decarboxylating 6-phosphogluconate dehydrogenase, whose amino-acid sequence MQLGMIGLGRMGANMVRRLLRDGHQCIVFDAHPDRVRALTHEGATAAMSLDEFVRALTRPRAAWVMVPAGEPTEQTVMALAQRMDVNDIIIDGGNSYFKDDVRRAKVLQAQGIQYVDVGTSGGILGLERGYCLMIGGAARAVERLEPIFRTLAPGLGDIPRTPGREEPGSTAEEGYLHCGPVGAGHFVKMIHNGIEYGLMQAYGEGFDILRNALSQDLPEEHRYDFNVADVAEVWRRGSVVSSWLLDLTATALAEDPTLSNYTGFVQDSGEGRWTIMAAIEEAVPADVLSASLYARFRSRQAHTFAEKLLSAMRQKFGGHVERPAGG is encoded by the coding sequence ATGCAACTCGGGATGATCGGCCTGGGGAGGATGGGCGCAAACATGGTTCGTCGTCTGTTGCGCGATGGGCATCAGTGCATCGTGTTCGACGCACATCCCGATCGCGTAAGGGCATTGACACACGAGGGCGCAACGGCCGCCATGTCGCTGGATGAGTTTGTGCGCGCTCTCACCAGGCCGCGGGCGGCATGGGTGATGGTACCGGCAGGAGAGCCCACGGAGCAGACCGTCATGGCGCTCGCACAACGCATGGATGTAAATGACATCATCATCGATGGCGGCAACTCCTACTTCAAGGACGATGTGCGCCGCGCGAAGGTGCTCCAGGCGCAAGGCATCCAGTATGTGGACGTGGGGACCAGCGGCGGGATCTTGGGGCTGGAGCGCGGCTATTGCCTGATGATCGGCGGCGCAGCGCGCGCAGTCGAGCGTCTGGAGCCGATTTTCAGGACACTCGCGCCTGGACTGGGCGACATCCCGCGCACCCCCGGTCGCGAGGAGCCGGGCAGTACGGCAGAGGAGGGCTACCTTCACTGCGGCCCGGTGGGCGCCGGCCATTTCGTCAAAATGATTCATAACGGCATTGAGTACGGCCTGATGCAGGCCTACGGGGAGGGCTTCGACATCCTGCGCAATGCGCTCTCACAGGACCTCCCTGAGGAACACCGCTACGACTTCAACGTGGCTGACGTTGCGGAAGTATGGCGGCGCGGTAGCGTCGTATCATCGTGGCTGCTCGACCTGACGGCAACGGCGCTCGCGGAAGACCCCACGTTGTCGAACTACACAGGATTCGTCCAGGATTCCGGTGAGGGACGATGGACGATCATGGCGGCCATTGAAGAGGCCGTTCCCGCCGATGTTTTGTCGGCGTCCTTGTACGCGCGCTTCCGCTCACGCCAGGCGCACACCTTTGCCGAAAAGCTGCTGTCGGCGATGCGACAGAAGTTCGGTGGGCATGTCGAGCGGCCTGCCGGAGGATAG